The genomic window GCCGAGATCGAGGTGGTCGACATTCCGCCCGACGAGCTGATCGAGCGGCTGAAGGCGGGAAAGGTCTATCTGCCGGAGGAAGCGACCCGCGCGCTGGGGCATTTCTTCTCCCGCTCCAACCTGTCCGCGCTGCGCGAGCTAGCGCTGCGCCGCGCCGCGCAGGCGGTGGACGCGCGGATGCTGGAGGACGTGCGCGCGCTGGGGCTGGGCGGCACCTGGGCGGGAAGCGAGCGGATCGTGGTGGCGATCAACGAGCTGCCCGGCGCGGACCTGATGGTGCGCGCGGCCAAGCGCGTCGCCGACGGGCTGCGCGCGCCCTGGACCGCGGTGTTCATCGAAACGCCGCGCGCCGCCGGCTTCACGCAGGAGGAGCAGGGCCGCGTCGCCGCCGCCATGACGCTGGCGACGCAGCTTGGCGCGGCGGTCGCCAGCGTGCCGGCGACCAATGTGATCGACGGGATCAAGGGCTTCCTGGCCGAAGCACGCGCGACGCAGCTGATCCTGGGCAAGTCGCGCCGCTCGCGCTGGTTCGAGCTGCGCCACGGATCGGTGGTCGACCGGCTGGTGCGCGAGACGCCGGGCGTCACCGTCCATGTCCTGCCGATGGCGGAGGAGCCGCTGCCCCCGCCATCCGCACGGCAACGGCGGCGGCGGATGGGGGAGGGCGGCCCCGCCGGCTATGCCGCCGCGACCGCCATGGTGGCGGCGATCACCGCCATCGCCAGTGCGCTGTTCCAGGTGCTGGACCTCGGCAACATGGGGATGCTGTACCTCTTGCCGGTGATGGCGGCGGCGAGCCTTTACGGCCTGCGCACCGGGCTGTTCGCCGGCATCGCATCCAGCCTTGCCTATAATTTCGTGTTCCTGCCGCCGGTCGGCACGCTCAGCATCAACAATCCCGAGAATGTCGTCTCCGTCATCGTGCTGCTGGGCGTCGCCTTCGCCACCAGCCAGCTGACCGCGCGCGTCCGGGCGCAGGCCGATCTTGCCGCCGCGAGCGCGCGCAGCAACGCCATTCTTGCCGGCTTCCTGCGCGAGATCGGCGGCGTCAACGATGCGGCGGAGGCGGCGCAGATGATCTGCGGCGACGTGCGCCGGCTGTTCGACGTTCAGGTGGTGCTGATGACGCCGGTCGCCGGCGCCGGGCTGACCGTGCAGACCGCGACCGATCCCGAATATCGCGTCGACATCATGGACGTCGCCGCCGCCACCTGGGCGTTCGACAATGGCGTGCCGGCGGGCAAGGGATCGGGCACGCTGACCGCATCGGAATGGCTGTTCCACCCGCTGAAGGCGGGCGAGCGCGTGCTGGCGGTGCTGGGGCTGGCGCGCGACACCGGCGGCGATCCGATCCGTGCCGACCAGCTGCCGCTGCTCACCAGCCTGATCGATCAGGCGGCGCTGGTGC from Sphingomonas sp. OV641 includes these protein-coding regions:
- a CDS encoding sensor histidine kinase KdpD, which translates into the protein MAVSGFPSDGIRPDPDALLRQAVQEGRGRLKIFLGAAPGVGKTYEMLAEGASRRRDGVDVVVGVVETHGRAETEALTRGLEIMPRRASAYEGRTLHEMDLDAILARRPRLVLVDELAHTNAPGSRHPKRYQDVEELLAAGIDVYSTVNIQHVESLNDVVASFTRIRVRETVPDRVLEMAEIEVVDIPPDELIERLKAGKVYLPEEATRALGHFFSRSNLSALRELALRRAAQAVDARMLEDVRALGLGGTWAGSERIVVAINELPGADLMVRAAKRVADGLRAPWTAVFIETPRAAGFTQEEQGRVAAAMTLATQLGAAVASVPATNVIDGIKGFLAEARATQLILGKSRRSRWFELRHGSVVDRLVRETPGVTVHVLPMAEEPLPPPSARQRRRRMGEGGPAGYAAATAMVAAITAIASALFQVLDLGNMGMLYLLPVMAAASLYGLRTGLFAGIASSLAYNFVFLPPVGTLSINNPENVVSVIVLLGVAFATSQLTARVRAQADLAAASARSNAILAGFLREIGGVNDAAEAAQMICGDVRRLFDVQVVLMTPVAGAGLTVQTATDPEYRVDIMDVAAATWAFDNGVPAGKGSGTLTASEWLFHPLKAGERVLAVLGLARDTGGDPIRADQLPLLTSLIDQAALVLERLRLEAEMRDVDAVRTRDKLRAALLSSVSHDLRTPLTAVIGAAAELRREATPELIATIESEAARLNRFVSNLLDMARVEAGALRLHVEPIDLSDAVTGAAHDARGALEGHDVRLDVPPDLPLVRADPQLLHHCLLNLLDNAGRYGAPGSAITIEGRHRFGELRLAVLDHGPGLPPGREAQVFETFRRLEGSDRAVGGTGLGLAIVKAFAEAMGMGVEAANRPDEVGAAFTLVFPPHLIVRELRTESAT